The Bacillota bacterium nucleotide sequence GGACCACGGGACCGACTTCGCCATCGCCGTCGCCTGCCTGCGGGCCGGCTACACCAGCCTGATGTTCGACGGCTCCAAGCTCCCCTACGCGGAGAACGCGGCCGCCACGCGCCGCATCGTGGAGATGGCCCACGCGGTGGGCGTCTCCGTGGAGGGCGAGCTGGGCACCATCGCCGGCACGGAGGACATGGTCTCGGTGAGCGAGCAGGAGGCGCTCTACACCGATCCCGCCCAGGCCGAGTCCTTCGCCCGGGAGACCGGCGTCGACGCCCTGGCGGTGGCCGTGGGCACCGCCCACGGCGTCTACCGCCGCGAGCCGCACCTGGACTTCCGGCGCCTGGAGGCCATCCGCCGGCGCGTCCCCGTGCCGCTGGTCCTGCACGGCTCCTCGGGCGTCCCCGACGATCAGATCCGCGAGGCCGTCCGCCACGGCGTCCGCAAGATCAACATCGACACCGAGCTCCGCCAGGCCTTCAGCGCCACCCTGCGCAGCTGGCTGCCCGGACATCCGGACGAGATCGACCCGCGAAAGATCCTGGCGCCCGCACGCCAGGCGATGCAGGCCAAGGTGCAGGAGAAGATGCGCCTCTTCGGCTCCTCCGGGCGGGCCTGAGGCGTCCCGGGCGCCCCGCGGCCCGCGCTCCCGCCAGAGAGGCGGGCGGGATGGAGCGCCCGGGCGTCGCATAGGCTGTCGGGGGCGATGCCAT carries:
- a CDS encoding class II fructose-1,6-bisphosphate aldolase, which gives rise to MPLVTSAELLRAAEAGGYAVGAFNCNNLEILQAILAAAEAERSPVIVQTSQGALQYAGLRLLAAMIRTAAEEATVPVALHLDHGTDFAIAVACLRAGYTSLMFDGSKLPYAENAAATRRIVEMAHAVGVSVEGELGTIAGTEDMVSVSEQEALYTDPAQAESFARETGVDALAVAVGTAHGVYRREPHLDFRRLEAIRRRVPVPLVLHGSSGVPDDQIREAVRHGVRKINIDTELRQAFSATLRSWLPGHPDEIDPRKILAPARQAMQAKVQEKMRLFGSSGRA